The following proteins are encoded in a genomic region of Methylibium petroleiphilum PM1:
- a CDS encoding peptidylprolyl isomerase, with protein sequence MNAALPHVNGVALATAAEGTLPADELRRRAHQELLRQQAMAQGLLAADDPAPVEGAPSEAASEAIEALLSQALAVPEPDEATCRRWHAANPTRFAQGERVRVRHILFGVTDGVDITRLRARAEACLVELRSRSRSEIDAPVAEGDRFATAAARLSNCPSGEHGGELGWLEAADCAPEFARALFGQPELGMLPRLVHTRFGLHVVEVLQRQSGRVPGFEAVQASVRAALQRQAFATALRQHLQRLAGEAHIEGVELDAADSPLLQ encoded by the coding sequence ATGAACGCCGCCCTGCCTCACGTCAACGGCGTGGCACTCGCCACGGCCGCCGAAGGCACGCTGCCGGCCGACGAGCTGCGCCGCCGCGCCCACCAGGAGCTGCTGCGCCAGCAAGCCATGGCCCAGGGCCTGCTGGCCGCCGACGACCCCGCCCCGGTAGAGGGCGCGCCCAGCGAAGCCGCCAGCGAGGCCATCGAGGCCCTGCTCTCGCAGGCCCTGGCCGTGCCCGAGCCCGACGAGGCCACCTGCCGCCGCTGGCACGCCGCCAACCCGACTCGCTTTGCCCAGGGCGAGCGCGTGCGCGTGCGCCACATCCTGTTCGGCGTGACCGACGGCGTGGACATCACCAGGCTGCGCGCCCGCGCCGAGGCCTGCCTGGTGGAGCTGCGCAGCCGCAGCCGCAGCGAGATCGATGCGCCCGTGGCCGAGGGCGACCGTTTCGCCACCGCCGCCGCGCGCCTGAGCAACTGCCCCAGCGGCGAACACGGCGGCGAGCTCGGCTGGCTCGAGGCTGCGGACTGCGCGCCCGAGTTCGCCCGCGCCTTGTTTGGCCAGCCCGAGCTGGGCATGCTGCCGCGCCTGGTGCACACACGCTTCGGCCTGCACGTGGTGGAGGTGCTGCAACGCCAGAGCGGCCGCGTGCCCGGCTTCGAGGCCGTGCAGGCCTCGGTGCGCGCCGCGCTGCAGCGCCAGGCTTTTGCGACGGCGCTGCGCCAGCACCTGCAACGTCTGGCCGGCGAGGCCCACATCGAAGGCGTCGAGCTCGACGCCGCCGACTCGCCGTTGCTGCAGTAG
- a CDS encoding methyl-accepting chemotaxis protein: protein MNWIQRLTIARRIGVGFGTLLVLAAVMAGLALLALQRTGDAVDRIVQGEWVKAGAAASIDTLTRANARRTMELFFVEGSAAAAVRERIAANRQGIDEAMATLERLVTLPDGREKLAAMKTARVAYVTAFSEVDRLLKAGQREAAQAQLLGSTLPALDALQQRVLDMSQFQARLARETGAEVAARIHQALIGLGVLGLGMLAAAAGLGTWLARAIARPIEQAVAVAERVASGELGHRLESRQGGEPGRLMHALAQMDQILTRLVGRVREASESIATGSSQIATGTTDLSQRTEEQASNLQQTAASMEQLAGTVRHSADAARSASSLAQQARDEAAQGGELMQTVGQTMQRISEASRRIGEINAVIDGIAFQTNILALNAAVEAARAGEHGRGFAVVASEVRALAQRSAEAARSIKELVAGSVESVSHGQASVAQATQQIDAIVARVRSVSDTVAQISGAADEQSRGIEQVNQAVTQLDQVTQQNAALVEESAAASDSLKHQAEQMVAAVGVFRVGAAVAA, encoded by the coding sequence ATGAACTGGATCCAGCGCCTGACCATCGCCCGCCGCATCGGCGTCGGCTTCGGCACCCTGCTCGTCCTGGCCGCCGTGATGGCCGGCCTGGCGCTGCTGGCCCTGCAACGCACCGGCGACGCCGTCGACCGCATCGTGCAGGGTGAATGGGTCAAGGCCGGCGCCGCCGCCAGCATCGACACGCTCACCCGCGCCAACGCCCGGCGCACGATGGAGCTGTTCTTCGTCGAGGGCTCCGCCGCCGCGGCCGTGCGCGAGCGCATCGCCGCCAACCGCCAGGGCATCGACGAGGCCATGGCCACGCTCGAGCGTCTGGTCACGCTGCCCGACGGGCGCGAGAAGCTGGCCGCGATGAAGACAGCGCGCGTGGCCTACGTGACCGCGTTCTCCGAGGTCGACCGCCTGCTCAAGGCCGGCCAGCGTGAGGCCGCCCAGGCGCAGCTGCTGGGCAGCACCCTGCCGGCGCTCGACGCGCTGCAGCAGCGCGTGCTGGACATGTCGCAGTTCCAGGCCCGGCTGGCCCGCGAGACGGGGGCCGAGGTCGCGGCCCGCATCCACCAGGCGCTGATCGGCCTGGGCGTGCTCGGCCTGGGCATGCTGGCGGCCGCGGCGGGGCTGGGCACCTGGCTGGCCCGCGCCATCGCGCGGCCCATCGAACAGGCCGTGGCCGTGGCCGAACGCGTGGCCTCGGGCGAGCTGGGCCATCGCCTGGAGTCCCGCCAGGGCGGCGAGCCCGGCCGCCTGATGCACGCCCTGGCGCAGATGGACCAGATCCTCACGCGGCTGGTGGGCCGCGTGCGCGAGGCCAGCGAGAGCATCGCCACGGGCTCGTCGCAGATCGCCACCGGCACCACCGACCTCTCGCAGCGCACCGAGGAGCAGGCCTCCAACCTGCAGCAGACCGCGGCCTCGATGGAGCAGCTGGCCGGCACCGTGCGCCACAGCGCCGACGCCGCGCGCAGCGCGTCCAGCCTCGCCCAGCAGGCGCGCGACGAGGCCGCGCAGGGTGGCGAGCTGATGCAGACCGTGGGCCAGACCATGCAGCGCATCAGCGAGGCCAGCCGCCGCATCGGCGAGATCAACGCCGTCATCGACGGCATCGCCTTCCAGACCAACATCCTGGCGCTCAACGCCGCGGTGGAAGCGGCGCGCGCCGGCGAGCACGGCCGCGGCTTCGCGGTGGTGGCGTCGGAGGTGCGGGCGCTGGCACAACGCAGCGCCGAGGCGGCGCGCTCGATCAAGGAGCTGGTGGCCGGCAGCGTGGAAAGCGTGAGCCACGGCCAGGCCAGCGTGGCGCAGGCCACGCAGCAGATCGACGCCATCGTGGCCCGCGTGCGCAGCGTGAGCGACACCGTGGCGCAGATCAGCGGCGCGGCCGACGAGCAGTCGCGCGGCATCGAGCAGGTCAACCAGGCGGTGACGCAGCTCGACCAGGTGACGCAACAGAACGCGGCGCTGGTAGAGGAGAGCGCCGCGGCCTCCGACAGCCTGAAGCACCAGGCCGAGCAGATGGTGGCGGCGGTGGGCGTGTTCCGGGTGGGTGCTGCGGTCGCGGCCTGA
- a CDS encoding DUF2249 domain-containing protein, which translates to MSDTLIAEPRSIDVRTVPPPQRHPLIFGTFDALAPGDAFEIVNDHDPLPLFFQFDRTRTGQFDWRYLQQGPAVWQVRIGRVAEGQPLGDTSGCCGHCQCSP; encoded by the coding sequence ATGTCCGACACCCTCATCGCCGAACCCCGCTCGATCGACGTGCGCACCGTGCCACCGCCGCAGCGCCACCCGTTGATCTTCGGCACCTTCGACGCACTCGCCCCGGGTGATGCGTTCGAGATCGTCAACGACCACGACCCGCTGCCGCTGTTCTTTCAGTTCGACCGCACGCGCACCGGCCAGTTCGACTGGCGTTACCTGCAGCAGGGGCCCGCCGTCTGGCAGGTGCGCATCGGCCGCGTGGCCGAGGGCCAGCCGTTGGGCGACACCAGCGGCTGCTGCGGCCACTGCCAGTGTTCGCCATGA
- a CDS encoding cupin domain-containing protein: MAQAHARPGEVVRLAPYGERLAEHRTTAILKAEQLELVRIVLPAGRGLPEHRAPGEITVLCLEGRIAFDTPAGRQVMQAGDLIHLPRQEPHALLALENASALVTLCIARTA; the protein is encoded by the coding sequence ATGGCCCAAGCCCATGCCCGACCCGGCGAGGTCGTGCGACTCGCGCCCTACGGCGAGCGCCTGGCCGAACACCGCACCACGGCCATCCTGAAGGCCGAGCAGCTGGAGCTCGTGCGCATCGTGCTGCCCGCCGGGCGCGGCCTGCCCGAGCACCGCGCGCCGGGCGAGATCACCGTCTTGTGCCTGGAAGGCCGCATCGCCTTCGACACGCCGGCGGGCCGCCAGGTGATGCAGGCCGGCGACCTGATCCACCTGCCGCGCCAGGAGCCGCACGCGCTGCTGGCGCTGGAGAACGCGTCGGCGCTGGTGACGCTGTGCATCGCGCGCACGGCCTGA
- the narI gene encoding respiratory nitrate reductase subunit gamma — MSSLHHFLFAVYPYICLAVFLMGSLARFDRDQYTWKSDSSQMLRKGNLGWASVMFHAGILFLFFGHAVGMLTPTAVYTLFVTPAQKQMLAIVAGGVAGAVCFIGLSGLIWRRMTDPRIRYTSHRTDLAILWILWVQLSLGLVTLPFSLGHSDGSMMLILSHWAQGIVTFNPDAAGLVNMAWPYQVHIVLGLTIFLLFPFSRLVHVWSGFGSVSYLLRPYQLVRSRRLNLPAGHNGGVRR, encoded by the coding sequence ATGAGCTCCCTCCACCACTTCCTCTTTGCGGTCTACCCGTACATCTGCCTGGCCGTCTTCCTGATGGGCAGCCTGGCCCGCTTCGACCGCGACCAGTACACCTGGAAAAGCGATTCCAGCCAGATGCTGCGCAAGGGCAACCTGGGCTGGGCCAGCGTGATGTTCCACGCCGGCATCCTGTTCCTGTTCTTCGGCCATGCGGTGGGCATGCTCACGCCCACCGCCGTCTACACGCTGTTCGTCACGCCGGCGCAGAAGCAGATGCTGGCCATCGTGGCCGGCGGCGTGGCCGGCGCCGTGTGCTTCATCGGCCTGAGCGGCCTGATCTGGCGCCGCATGACCGACCCGCGCATCCGCTACACCAGCCACCGCACGGACCTCGCCATCCTGTGGATCCTTTGGGTGCAGCTGAGCCTGGGCCTGGTGACGCTGCCCTTCTCGCTGGGCCACAGCGACGGCTCGATGATGCTGATCCTGTCGCACTGGGCGCAGGGCATCGTCACCTTCAACCCCGACGCCGCGGGCCTGGTGAACATGGCCTGGCCGTACCAGGTGCACATCGTGCTCGGGCTGACGATCTTCCTGCTGTTCCCCTTCAGCCGCCTGGTGCACGTGTGGAGCGGCTTCGGCAGCGTGAGCTACCTGCTGCGGCCCTACCAGCTGGTGCGTTCGCGGCGGCTCAACCTGCCGGCAGGCCACAACGGCGGGGTGCGTCGATGA
- the narH gene encoding nitrate reductase subunit beta, whose amino-acid sequence MKVRAQIGMVLNLDKCIGCHTCSVTCKNVWTSRPGVEYAWFNNVETKPGIGYPKEWENQTKWNGGWVRKPDGKLQPRQGGKWQLLMKLFANPNLPEIDDYYEPFTFDYDHLQSAPEMKHAPTARPRSLITGQRMEKIEWGPNWEEILGGEFSKRSVDANLDGFEAAQKAMLGEFENTFMMYLPRLCEHCLNPACVASCPSGSIYKREEDGIVLIDQDKCRGWRMCVSGCPYKKIYYNWKSGKAEKCIFCYPRIEAGQPTVCSETCVGRIRYLGVLLYDADRIAEAASVPKDADLYQAQLDIFLDPNDPKVIAQARADGIPEAWMDAARNSPVYKMAVEWKVALPLHPEYRTLPMVWYVPPLSPITAAAQAGHVGTVGELPDVRQLRIPVKYLANLLTAGDEAPVVRALERMLAMRAFMRGRHVDGADNSAPLQQAGISQATVEDMYKIMAIANYEDRFVIPTTHREYAENAFNVRGGCGFSFGNGCSEGTTETSLFGSEKKRTIPIKAEL is encoded by the coding sequence ATGAAAGTACGTGCACAGATCGGCATGGTGCTCAACCTGGACAAGTGCATCGGCTGCCACACCTGCAGCGTGACCTGCAAGAACGTCTGGACCAGCCGCCCCGGCGTCGAGTACGCCTGGTTCAACAACGTCGAGACCAAGCCCGGCATCGGCTACCCCAAGGAATGGGAGAACCAGACCAAGTGGAACGGCGGCTGGGTGCGCAAGCCCGACGGCAAGCTGCAGCCCAGGCAGGGCGGCAAGTGGCAGCTGCTGATGAAGCTGTTCGCCAACCCCAACCTGCCCGAGATCGACGACTACTACGAGCCCTTCACCTTCGACTACGACCACCTGCAGTCGGCGCCGGAAATGAAGCATGCTCCCACCGCGCGGCCGCGCAGCCTGATCACGGGCCAGCGGATGGAGAAGATCGAGTGGGGCCCGAACTGGGAGGAGATCCTGGGCGGCGAGTTCAGCAAGCGCAGCGTCGACGCCAACCTCGACGGGTTTGAAGCAGCGCAGAAGGCCATGCTCGGCGAGTTCGAGAACACCTTCATGATGTACCTGCCGCGCCTGTGCGAGCACTGCCTGAACCCGGCCTGCGTGGCCAGCTGCCCCAGCGGCAGCATCTACAAGCGCGAGGAAGACGGCATCGTCCTCATCGACCAGGACAAGTGCCGCGGCTGGCGCATGTGCGTGAGCGGCTGCCCCTACAAGAAGATCTATTACAACTGGAAGAGCGGCAAGGCCGAGAAGTGCATCTTCTGCTACCCGCGGATCGAGGCCGGGCAACCCACGGTGTGCTCTGAAACCTGCGTCGGCCGCATCCGCTACCTGGGCGTGCTGCTGTACGACGCCGACCGCATCGCCGAGGCCGCGTCGGTGCCCAAGGACGCCGACCTGTACCAGGCGCAGCTCGACATCTTCCTCGACCCGAACGACCCGAAGGTGATCGCGCAGGCGCGCGCCGACGGCATCCCGGAAGCCTGGATGGACGCGGCGCGCAACAGCCCCGTCTACAAGATGGCGGTGGAGTGGAAGGTGGCCCTGCCGCTGCACCCCGAGTACCGCACGCTGCCGATGGTGTGGTACGTGCCGCCGCTGTCGCCGATCACCGCGGCGGCGCAGGCGGGGCACGTCGGCACGGTGGGCGAACTGCCCGACGTGCGCCAGCTGCGCATCCCCGTGAAGTACCTCGCCAACCTGCTGACGGCGGGCGACGAGGCCCCGGTGGTGCGCGCGCTCGAACGCATGCTGGCCATGCGCGCATTCATGCGCGGCCGCCACGTCGACGGTGCCGACAACAGCGCACCGCTGCAGCAGGCCGGCATCAGCCAGGCCACGGTGGAGGACATGTACAAGATCATGGCCATCGCGAACTACGAAGACCGCTTCGTCATCCCCACCACGCACCGCGAGTACGCTGAGAACGCCTTCAACGTGCGCGGCGGCTGCGGCTTCAGCTTCGGCAACGGCTGCAGCGAGGGCACCACCGAGACGAGTCTTTTCGGCAGCGAGAAGAAGCGCACCATTCCCATCAAGGCGGAGCTGTGA
- a CDS encoding NnrS family protein → MIPIRPAAHSSPTPPPSAAAATPWRWARLATAPHRLAFFAGGVALAATGLWWALMLALRHAGIATPWAVVPPVAHGLLMAVAFNPLFMIGFLFTAGPRWLGLPDVPGSSLVRAVLAYGAAMAVLLLGVHLHAGLAAAGLLGAAAVWTRLLWRFGRLVRASRVPDTLHARAIVATSALGAAAMGVAALALAAGRVDIARATTAVLLWGFVAPVFAIVSHRMLPFFTTSALPLHHAWRPDALLQWMLAALLATASGSAAEAMLGVLPAWAQALLLAVQAPTAVLMLWLALRWGLVQSFAVRLLAMLHAGFVWLGITFALLAVARGMALWQIGPGSLGLAPLHALTVGFLGATLLAMITRVAAGHSGRPLVADGPALLLYGAVQLAAVARVLSALWPDAPVALLLLAAFAWAAAAVGWALRYGRWMGRPRADGRPG, encoded by the coding sequence GTGATCCCGATCCGGCCGGCAGCCCACAGCAGCCCGACGCCACCGCCCAGCGCGGCGGCGGCCACGCCCTGGCGCTGGGCGCGGCTGGCCACGGCGCCGCATCGCCTGGCCTTCTTTGCCGGCGGCGTGGCGCTGGCGGCCACGGGGCTGTGGTGGGCGCTCATGCTGGCGCTGCGCCACGCGGGCATCGCCACGCCCTGGGCCGTGGTGCCACCGGTGGCGCACGGCCTGCTCATGGCGGTGGCGTTCAATCCGCTGTTCATGATCGGCTTCCTGTTCACGGCCGGCCCGCGCTGGCTGGGCCTGCCCGACGTGCCCGGCAGCAGCCTGGTGCGGGCCGTGCTGGCGTATGGCGCCGCGATGGCCGTGCTGCTGCTGGGCGTGCACCTGCACGCAGGGCTGGCCGCTGCGGGCCTGCTGGGCGCAGCGGCCGTGTGGACTCGGCTGCTGTGGCGGTTTGGGCGGCTGGTGCGCGCCAGCCGCGTGCCCGACACGCTGCACGCCCGCGCCATTGTGGCCACCAGCGCCCTGGGCGCGGCGGCCATGGGGGTGGCGGCACTGGCCCTGGCGGCGGGCCGTGTGGACATCGCCCGCGCGACCACGGCCGTCCTGCTGTGGGGCTTCGTGGCGCCGGTGTTCGCCATCGTGTCGCACCGCATGCTGCCCTTCTTCACCACCAGCGCCCTGCCGCTGCACCACGCCTGGCGGCCCGACGCGCTGCTGCAGTGGATGCTGGCCGCGCTGCTGGCCACCGCCAGCGGCTCCGCGGCCGAGGCGATGCTGGGCGTGCTGCCGGCCTGGGCACAGGCCCTGCTGCTGGCCGTGCAGGCCCCCACGGCGGTGCTCATGCTGTGGCTGGCGCTGCGCTGGGGCCTGGTGCAGAGCTTCGCGGTGCGGCTGCTGGCCATGCTGCACGCTGGCTTTGTGTGGCTGGGGATCACGTTTGCGCTGCTGGCCGTGGCCCGCGGGATGGCGCTGTGGCAGATCGGTCCCGGCTCGCTGGGCCTGGCGCCGCTGCATGCGCTGACGGTGGGCTTCCTGGGGGCTACGCTGCTGGCGATGATCACGCGCGTGGCCGCCGGCCACAGCGGCCGGCCGCTGGTGGCCGACGGGCCCGCGCTGCTGCTGTACGGCGCGGTGCAACTGGCGGCGGTGGCGCGTGTGCTGTCGGCGCTGTGGCCCGACGCGCCCGTGGCGCTGCTGCTGCTGGCCGCCTTTGCCTGGGCCGCGGCCGCGGTGGGCTGGGCGCTGCGCTACGGCCGCTGGATGGGCCGGCCGCGGGCCGACGGGCGGCCGGGCTGA
- the narJ gene encoding nitrate reductase molybdenum cofactor assembly chaperone, translated as MAFFNTAPRRMAHTLRAIAWLLRYPDDELRAALPAIAQALVDEGALQGHRLTEVQALIERLIKLPALRTEAEYVELFDRGRRTALHLFEHVHGDSRDRGPAMIDLVQTYERAGLLLTDGELPDHLPVVLEYASTQPPEAAREFLRELAHIVRAIFTATLDRGSPYASLLAAVLELAGERAERVQLPPEPELDEAWAEPEAFGGCSTSGQSRPDQPQPIHIHRKAAGDAARHAA; from the coding sequence ATGGCCTTCTTCAACACCGCCCCGCGCCGCATGGCGCACACGCTGCGCGCCATCGCCTGGCTGCTGCGCTATCCCGACGACGAGCTGCGCGCGGCGCTGCCGGCCATCGCGCAGGCGCTGGTCGACGAAGGCGCGCTGCAGGGCCATCGCCTCACCGAGGTGCAGGCCTTGATCGAGCGGCTGATCAAGCTGCCGGCGCTGCGCACCGAGGCCGAGTACGTGGAGCTGTTCGACCGCGGCCGCCGCACCGCACTGCACCTGTTCGAGCACGTGCACGGCGACAGCCGCGACCGCGGCCCCGCGATGATCGACCTGGTGCAGACCTACGAGCGCGCCGGCCTGCTGCTCACCGACGGCGAACTGCCGGACCACCTGCCCGTGGTGCTGGAGTACGCGAGCACGCAGCCGCCCGAGGCGGCGCGCGAGTTCCTGCGCGAGCTGGCGCACATCGTGCGCGCCATCTTCACGGCCACGCTGGACCGCGGATCGCCCTACGCCAGCCTGCTGGCCGCCGTGCTGGAGCTGGCCGGCGAGCGCGCCGAGCGCGTGCAGTTGCCGCCCGAGCCCGAGCTGGACGAGGCCTGGGCGGAGCCCGAGGCCTTCGGCGGCTGCTCCACATCGGGTCAGTCGAGGCCCGACCAGCCGCAACCCATCCACATCCACCGCAAGGCCGCCGGTGATGCCGCGCGCCACGCGGCCTGA
- a CDS encoding hemerythrin domain-containing protein produces the protein MNIPTARPIGALPRAGAAADGDARAHAGVRGAQTTGASLAEHIVERFHEGHRRDLAALQGLLAALPPSPPAMAMARHLAAFAAELERHMFKEEMRLFPMIDQGGNALIGVLIDDITREHAAHEATVATLRALHQALLHEPPAPPVATTAPLGALLERFLTELAEHAALEETQLFAPFAAAPRRPPPG, from the coding sequence ATGAACATCCCCACCGCCCGCCCGATCGGCGCCCTTCCTCGCGCCGGTGCTGCGGCGGATGGCGATGCCCGAGCCCACGCCGGCGTGAGAGGTGCTCAAACCACCGGCGCGTCGCTGGCCGAGCACATCGTGGAGCGCTTCCACGAAGGCCATCGGCGCGACCTGGCGGCTCTGCAGGGCCTGCTCGCCGCCCTGCCACCCTCGCCGCCAGCCATGGCGATGGCGCGGCACCTGGCGGCCTTCGCCGCCGAGCTGGAGCGCCACATGTTCAAGGAGGAGATGCGCCTCTTCCCCATGATCGACCAAGGCGGCAACGCGCTGATCGGCGTGCTGATCGACGACATCACCCGCGAGCACGCCGCGCACGAAGCCACCGTGGCCACGCTGCGCGCGCTGCACCAGGCGCTGCTGCACGAGCCACCGGCGCCACCGGTCGCCACCACGGCGCCGCTCGGGGCGCTGCTCGAACGCTTTCTCACCGAGCTGGCCGAGCACGCCGCGCTCGAGGAGACGCAGCTGTTCGCGCCCTTCGCGGCGGCCCCGCGCCGGCCGCCGCCGGGCTGA
- a CDS encoding carbonic anhydrase — translation MPEDDLLQRLRRFHDDAFPTQRSLFRHLVDDGQHPTTLFIGCSDSRIVPYLLTGAGPGELFLVRNVGAFVPPHDQSQGFHGTAAAIEFAVLNLNVQRIVVCGHTHCGAIRALYGEVPASATNLRAWLELGREATLPVADPGPEALRRTEQRAIVLQLERLMDYPMVRERVEAGVLSLHGWHYVIEDGEIHVFDIQRGGFVPAGLADNAGTGPYRFSEGFGAEGIQEPV, via the coding sequence ATGCCCGAAGACGACCTGCTGCAGCGCCTGCGCCGCTTCCACGACGACGCCTTCCCCACGCAGCGCAGCCTGTTCCGCCACCTGGTGGACGACGGCCAGCACCCGACCACGCTGTTCATCGGCTGCAGCGATTCGCGCATCGTGCCCTACCTTCTCACGGGCGCAGGCCCGGGCGAGCTGTTCCTGGTGCGCAACGTCGGCGCCTTCGTGCCGCCGCACGACCAGAGCCAGGGCTTCCACGGCACAGCCGCGGCCATCGAGTTCGCGGTGCTGAACCTGAACGTGCAGCGCATCGTGGTCTGCGGGCACACGCACTGCGGCGCCATCCGTGCGCTGTACGGCGAGGTGCCCGCCAGCGCTACCAACCTGCGCGCCTGGCTGGAACTGGGCCGCGAGGCCACGCTGCCCGTGGCAGACCCTGGGCCCGAGGCGCTGCGCCGCACCGAGCAGCGCGCCATCGTGCTGCAGCTCGAGCGGCTGATGGACTACCCCATGGTGCGCGAGCGGGTCGAGGCCGGGGTGCTCTCGCTGCACGGCTGGCACTACGTCATCGAGGACGGCGAGATCCACGTCTTCGACATCCAGCGCGGCGGCTTCGTGCCCGCCGGCCTGGCCGACAACGCCGGCACCGGGCCGTACCGCTTCTCGGAAGGCTTTGGTGCTGAGGGCATCCAGGAGCCCGTGTGA
- a CDS encoding metal-sulfur cluster assembly factor, translating to MNAPATWPPALRAALERVIDPESGINIVDMGLVEGLRDDADAVALDLIMTSAACPMAGLIAEDAEAELQAAVGADQAVQVQVLDEPAWHPSRLSPAAREQLGWDPENEYHPEHDH from the coding sequence ATGAACGCCCCCGCCACTTGGCCCCCCGCGCTGCGCGCCGCGCTGGAACGCGTGATCGACCCCGAGTCGGGCATCAACATCGTCGACATGGGGCTGGTGGAAGGCCTGCGCGACGACGCGGACGCCGTGGCGCTGGACCTCATCATGACCAGCGCCGCCTGCCCGATGGCGGGGCTGATCGCCGAGGACGCGGAGGCCGAGCTGCAAGCCGCCGTCGGCGCCGACCAGGCCGTGCAGGTGCAGGTGCTCGACGAGCCCGCCTGGCACCCCAGCCGGCTCAGCCCCGCGGCGCGGGAGCAGCTCGGTTGGGATCCCGAGAATGAGTACCACCCTGAACACGACCATTAG